A single region of the Deinococcus sp. Leaf326 genome encodes:
- a CDS encoding VOC family protein yields the protein MMNVTPHLNFRGNARSALEFYQSATGGQLVLVTYQDAHNVQHPGEADQIMFGQVIASSGFRVMAYDVPSHLPWTQGEAAFFVSARSQDTDEIQALWNKLSEDAIIVQPLAPSGWTPLYGMFKDRFGVTWVLDVEVPYQG from the coding sequence ATGATGAATGTCACGCCCCATCTCAACTTCCGAGGCAACGCGCGCTCCGCCCTCGAGTTCTACCAGTCCGCGACAGGGGGCCAGCTCGTCCTCGTGACCTATCAGGACGCCCACAACGTCCAGCATCCTGGCGAAGCCGATCAGATCATGTTCGGGCAAGTTATCGCGTCCAGCGGCTTTCGCGTCATGGCCTACGACGTGCCCTCGCACCTGCCCTGGACTCAGGGAGAAGCGGCCTTCTTCGTCTCAGCCCGCAGTCAGGATACGGACGAGATTCAGGCCCTGTGGAACAAGCTGTCCGAGGACGCCATCATCGTGCAGCCGCTTGCACCCTCCGGTTGGACGCCCCTCTACGGCATGTTCAAGGACCGCTTCGGCGTGACCTGGGTTCTTGACGTCGAGGTGCCTTATCAGGGCTGA
- a CDS encoding YdeI family protein, whose product MTDQLSSTPTSHTFASPDLLWDWLEQHHADQRELWVCLLKKATGRPSVTWDDCVRAALAWGWIDGQRRARDDDSFLQRLTPRRPRSSWSARNCTLAEELIQRGTMQPPGLHQVQTARNDGRWERAYAGAATMVLPEDFLDALQRTPGAQQAFSSLGRQAQYAIYQQLQTAATVETRLRRMNKALAVLRRDVVT is encoded by the coding sequence ATGACGGATCAGCTGTCGTCCACTCCTACTAGCCACACCTTCGCCAGCCCTGACCTCCTGTGGGACTGGCTGGAACAGCATCACGCCGATCAGCGGGAATTATGGGTGTGTCTGCTAAAAAAGGCGACGGGAAGGCCGTCCGTGACTTGGGACGACTGTGTACGCGCGGCACTGGCTTGGGGGTGGATCGATGGTCAGCGCCGCGCGCGAGACGACGACTCGTTTCTTCAACGGCTGACCCCCCGCCGTCCCAGATCCAGTTGGTCGGCACGGAACTGTACCTTGGCAGAAGAATTGATCCAGCGGGGGACGATGCAGCCGCCGGGTCTACATCAGGTTCAGACGGCCCGGAACGATGGGCGTTGGGAGCGGGCCTACGCCGGCGCAGCCACGATGGTATTGCCGGAGGACTTTCTGGATGCACTACAGAGGACGCCAGGAGCACAGCAGGCCTTCAGTTCGCTAGGTCGACAGGCACAGTACGCGATCTATCAGCAGCTCCAAACTGCAGCCACTGTGGAGACCCGCCTGCGAAGGATGAATAAAGCGCTTGCCGTACTCCGCCGTGATGTCGTGACGTGA
- a CDS encoding GNAT family N-acetyltransferase: MLSLHPMTPKSFQRFLERSVTTYAAENVRSGRWTAEDAQERSAGEFRTLLPEGLATPDNFCFDLHDADRHQDVGVLWYKLLQRGSQQIAFVYEIEVGAEHRRRGYAREAFRLLEHHAAERGATAVQLHVFGHNHSAQALYEGLGFEPVSITMQRELKPLH; this comes from the coding sequence ATGCTGAGCCTCCATCCCATGACCCCTAAAAGCTTCCAACGGTTTCTCGAGCGTTCAGTGACGACGTACGCCGCCGAGAACGTCCGAAGCGGCCGGTGGACTGCTGAGGATGCGCAGGAGCGCTCCGCAGGGGAGTTTCGGACGCTCCTTCCAGAGGGCTTGGCGACCCCAGACAATTTCTGCTTCGATCTCCACGACGCGGACCGGCATCAGGACGTCGGCGTGCTGTGGTACAAGCTCCTGCAACGAGGTAGCCAACAGATCGCCTTCGTCTATGAGATCGAGGTTGGGGCGGAGCATCGGCGGCGTGGGTATGCCCGGGAGGCATTCAGGCTGCTCGAGCACCATGCGGCGGAGCGGGGCGCAACGGCCGTGCAACTGCATGTCTTCGGGCACAACCACTCGGCCCAGGCGCTCTACGAAGGCCTAGGCTTCGAACCCGTGAGCATCACGATGCAACGGGAGCTGAAACCCCTCCACTGA
- a CDS encoding TetR/AcrR family transcriptional regulator: MTSDRSTPSRSSSPLGRKRDPALDAHILNATLDTLADTGAAALTMDLVATRAGTGKATIYRRWASKPELMRDAVAHFRQVQIDLNDLPDTGNLRDDLLALFKPQSAEETERRLRLVTGLASLLAHDADFAQDIDAAVVQPWAQAHLTLMQRAAQRGEISASADLSSLSHVVAAMAAYRSLIQRQPFTLGFLEALVDGVLLPALRGSPNFHRSSS; the protein is encoded by the coding sequence ATGACTTCTGACCGTAGTACTCCAAGCCGTTCATCGTCACCCCTCGGGCGTAAGCGCGATCCCGCTCTCGATGCCCACATTCTGAATGCCACACTCGATACCCTGGCGGACACTGGCGCTGCTGCACTGACCATGGATCTGGTCGCTACACGGGCAGGAACAGGCAAAGCCACCATCTACCGCCGCTGGGCATCGAAGCCAGAACTGATGCGTGACGCTGTAGCGCATTTCAGGCAGGTGCAGATCGACCTGAATGACCTTCCCGACACTGGGAATCTGAGAGACGATCTACTTGCCCTCTTCAAGCCACAGTCCGCCGAAGAGACGGAACGTCGTCTCCGACTGGTCACCGGTCTCGCTTCTCTGCTGGCCCACGATGCCGACTTCGCTCAGGACATTGATGCGGCAGTCGTGCAGCCCTGGGCTCAAGCCCACCTCACGCTGATGCAGCGCGCCGCACAGCGTGGCGAGATCTCGGCGTCAGCGGATCTCTCCAGCCTCTCCCATGTCGTAGCCGCCATGGCCGCCTATCGGTCGCTGATTCAGCGCCAGCCCTTCACTCTGGGCTTTCTCGAAGCTCTGGTCGATGGCGTTCTCCTTCCCGCTCTCCGCGGCTCGCCCAACTTCCATAGGAGTTCATCATGA
- a CDS encoding winged helix-turn-helix domain-containing protein codes for MPGWQPTRYSRAQLEERRLAALEWIARGTHKNQEIADHFGVSVHTVYSWKGRLKRNGSLQATVARGPVSRLTAEQDERLRTLLREGAVHHGFRDETWTTRRVSELIGRHFEXWYHHDHVRHILRRLXFTPQMPDGRAAERNEVRIASWKEQVAPELKKKGR; via the coding sequence ATGCCTGGATGGCAGCCTACCCGTTATTCCCGTGCTCAACTCGAAGAGCGCCGCCTCGCGGCGCTTGAATGGATCGCACGCGGAACGCACAAGAATCAGGAGATTGCCGATCACTTTGGGGTCTCGGTGCACACCGTGTACAGCTGGAAAGGTCGGCTGAAACGCAACGGCAGTCTTCAGGCCACCGTGGCCAGGGGTCCAGTCTCGCGGCTTACGGCGGAGCAAGATGAGCGGTTGCGCACCCTCCTGCGGGAGGGTGCGGTGCATCACGGCTTTCGGGACGAGACCTGGACGACYCGGCGTGTCAGCGAATTGATCGGCCGGCACTTCGAGRTCTGGTACCACCATGACCATGTCCGGCACATCCTGCGTCGGTTGGRCTTTACCCCGCAGATGCCTGATGGGCGTGCGGCGGAACGCAACGAAGTTCGGATTGCCAGCTGGAAAGAACAGGTGGCCCCGGAGTTGAAAAAAAAAGGTCGCTGA
- a CDS encoding SDR family NAD(P)-dependent oxidoreductase, producing MPPSFTAQSTADDVLQGHHLHGQHVLLTGTSSGIGIETARALVAHGAHVIGTARDVAQAEKNNEVVQRAAAHSGGSFELIELDLTSLASVRHCAAALLARGRSLDVVIANAGVMAAPFRLTEDGFESQMATNYLGHFVLVNRLVPLMHDGARVVIVASSGHRFAAVDLDDPHFLTTPYDPFVAYGRSKTASILFAVEFDRRHRARGIRATAVHPGAIPTALGRHLPEGGFDRMVDATNAARESQGKSPFIPKTIPQGAATSVWAAVVASADEIGGRYCENAHVTTQVTDEALEPGTEGVRPYAIDPQQAMALWAASEGWVGEQFSS from the coding sequence ATGCCCCCCTCTTTCACAGCACAAAGCACTGCAGATGATGTTCTGCAAGGACACCACCTTCATGGTCAGCATGTCCTCCTGACAGGCACCTCGTCCGGCATCGGTATCGAAACAGCGCGCGCCCTAGTTGCGCATGGCGCTCACGTCATTGGCACAGCCCGAGATGTCGCTCAAGCCGAAAAGAATAATGAGGTCGTTCAACGGGCAGCGGCTCACTCCGGGGGAAGCTTTGAACTGATCGAGCTGGATCTGACCTCCCTGGCCAGTGTTCGTCACTGTGCCGCAGCCTTGCTCGCCCGCGGGAGATCACTCGATGTCGTGATCGCCAACGCTGGAGTGATGGCAGCCCCATTCCGTCTCACGGAGGACGGCTTCGAATCCCAGATGGCCACGAACTATCTCGGTCATTTCGTCCTCGTGAACAGGCTCGTTCCCCTGATGCATGACGGTGCGCGAGTGGTCATCGTCGCTTCTTCAGGCCACCGGTTTGCGGCTGTCGACCTTGACGACCCACACTTCTTGACGACCCCCTACGACCCGTTCGTGGCCTACGGCCGTTCCAAGACCGCCAGCATTCTCTTCGCGGTTGAATTCGACCGGCGACATCGGGCCCGTGGGATTCGGGCCACAGCTGTTCATCCCGGTGCGATTCCTACAGCCCTGGGGCGACATCTTCCTGAGGGCGGCTTTGACCGGATGGTGGACGCGACGAACGCAGCACGGGAGAGTCAAGGCAAGTCTCCTTTCATCCCCAAGACCATCCCTCAGGGCGCAGCCACCTCCGTCTGGGCCGCAGTGGTCGCCTCGGCTGATGAAATCGGAGGGCGCTACTGCGAGAATGCCCATGTGACGACCCAGGTGACGGATGAAGCCTTGGAGCCGGGTACGGAGGGTGTGCGGCCATACGCAATTGACCCACAGCAGGCAATGGCCCTCTGGGCCGCGAGCGAAGGATGGGTTGGTGAGCAGTTCTCTTCATGA